A genomic segment from Gavia stellata isolate bGavSte3 chromosome 6, bGavSte3.hap2, whole genome shotgun sequence encodes:
- the IDI1 gene encoding isopentenyl-diphosphate Delta-isomerase 1 gives MPEVNTDHLDEQQVQLLAEMCILIDENDNKIGADTKKNCHLNENIDKGLLHRAFSVFLFNTENKLLLQQRSNAKITFPDCFTNTCCSHPLSHPLELEENNAIGVRRAAQRRLKAELGIPMEQVTPEEISYLTRIHYKAKSDGIWGEHEIDYILFVQKDVTLNPDPNEIQSHCYVTQKELKQLLDKASKNEVKITPWFKLIAETFLFKWWDNLSSLNKFVDHEKIHRM, from the exons ATGCCTGAAGTAAACACAGATCACCTGGATGAGCAGCAGGTGCAGCTCTTGGCAGAGATGTGCATCCTTATCGATGAAAATGATAATAAGATTGGAGCGGATACCAAGAAAAACTGTCACTTGAATGAAAACATTGATAAAG gTTTACTGCACCGagctttcagtgttttcttatttaatacagaaaataaactgttgctgcagcagaggtcaaatgcaaaaattacatttccag ATTGTTTTACCAACACTTGTTGCAGTCATCCTCTGAGCCATCCACtagaactggaagaaaataatgccATTGGTGTTCGGAGAGCAGCGCAGAGACGACTGAAAGCAGAGTTAGGAATTCCCATGGAGCAG GTAACTCCAGAAGAAATCTCCTATCTGACACGAATTCACTACAAGGCCAAGTCTGATGGGATCTGGGGTGAACATGAGATAGACTACATCTTATTTGTACAGAAGGACGTAACACTGAATCCCGACCCTAATGAAATCCAAAGCCACTGCTATGTGACACAGAAAGAACTGAAACAGCTCTTGGACAAAGCCTCCAAGAATGAAGTTAAGATTACTCCGTGGTTTAAACTAATTGCAGAGacctttctttttaagtggTGGGATAACTTATCGAGCTTGAACAAATTTGTTGATcatgaaaaaatacacagaatgtAA
- the GTPBP4 gene encoding GTP-binding protein 4, protein MALYNFKKITVVPSAKDFIDLTLSKTQRKTPTVIHKHYQIHRIRHFYMRKVKYTQQNYHDRLTQILTDFPKLDDIHPFYADLMNVLYDKDHYKLALGQINIAKNLIDNVAKDYVRLMKYGDSLYRCKQLKRAALGRMCTIIKRQKQSLEYLEQVRQHLSRLPTIDPNTRTLLLCGYPNVGKSSFINKVTRADVEVQPYAFTTKSLFVGHMDYKYLRWQVVDTPGILDHPLEDRNTIEMQAITALAHLRAAVLYVMDVSEQCGHSLEEQVELFRNIKPLFANKPLIIVANKCDVKRIAELPEESQKIFETFEAEGFSVIETSTLTEEGVIQVKTEACDRLLVHRVDTKMKGNKVNEVLNRLHLAMPTKRDNKERLPFIPEGAVARKKRMEVDTPRRKLERDLELEMGDDYILDLQKYWDLMNSSEKYDKIPEIWEGHNILDYIDPDIMRKLEELEKEEELREAAGEYDSEPESEDEEMMEIRQLAQQIREKKKLKILQSKEKDTRGPRMPRTAKKVQRKVLEKEMTDLGLDMTNKDDAHYVRRSRSVTRKRKRDESETPKSVARSRSSSRTPRDVSGLRDEKMVKKVKTMAKKAQKKMNRLGRKGESDRHIFDLKPKHLLAGKRKSGKTQRR, encoded by the exons ATGGCGCTCTACAACTTCAAGAAGATTACGGTGGTGCCGTCCGCCAAG GACTTCATAGATTTGACATTGTCAAAGACACAGCGGAAGACTCCAACTGTCATTCATAAACATTATCAAATCCATCGGATTCGACATTTTTACATGCGAAAAGTCAAATACACTCAACAAAATTACCATGATAGACTCACTCAGATCTTAACGGATTTCCCCAAATTAGAT GATATTCATCCTTTCTATGCGGATTTGATGAATGTTCTCTATGACAAAGATCACTACAAGCTGGCTTTGGGACAGATTAATATTGCCAAGAATCTGATTGACAA TGTTGCTAAAGACTATGTGCGGCTGATGAAATACGGGGATTCCCTTTACCGCTGCAAACAGCTGAAACGTGCTGCTCTGGGACGAATGTGCACGATTATCAAAAGGCAGAAACAAAGCTTGGAATATTTGGAGCAAG TGCGACAACATTTGTCTCGTTTGCCAACTATTGATCCCAATACACGAACTCTTCTGTTGTGTGGCTACCCGAATGTTGGAAAATCTAGCTTTATAAATAAG GTTACAAGAGCAGATGTAGAAGTGCAGCCTTATGCCTTTACTACAAAATCTCTCTTTGTGGGACATATGGATTATAAGTATCTGCGTTGGCAG GTAGTAGATACTCCTGGTATTTTAGATCATCCTTTGGAGGATAGGAACACCATTGAGATGCAGGCTATAACTGCGCTTGCACATCTTCGTGCTGCTGTGCTTTATGTGATGGATGTGTCTGAGCAGTGTGGGCATAGCCTGGAGGAGCAAGTGGAGCTCTTCAGAAATATTAAGCCATTGTTTGCTAACAAG ccACTTATAATTGTTGCAAACAAATGTGATGTGAAGAGGATTGCAGAACTTCCTGAAGAGAGTCAG aaaatatttgaaacttttGAAGCAGAAGGATTTTCTGTAATAGAGACAAGTACTCTAACAGAAGAAGGTGTAATCCAAGTTAAAACAGAG GCCTGTGACAGACTGTTGGTCCATCGTGTTGATactaaaatgaaaggaaataaagtgaATGAAGTATTGAATAGATTACACTTGGCCATGCCAACCAAAAGAGATAACAAG gagCGGCTGCCTTTTATACCTGAGGGAGCAGTAGCACGTAAGAAACGCATGGAAGTAGACACACCCAGGAGGAAATTG GAGAGAGATCTTGAACTTGAAATGGGAGATGATTATATTTTGGATCTTCAGA aatactGGGACTTAATGAATTCATCTGAAAAATATGATAAGATACCAGAGATATGGGAAGGTCATAATATACTTGACTACATTGATCCGGATATAATGAGG AAACTTGAAGAAttagagaaagaggaagagctgagagaagctgctggagaaTATGACAGTGAACCAGAAAGCGAAGATGAAGAAATGATGGAAATCCGACAGTTGGCACAACAGATCcgagaaaagaagaaactgaaaatcctgcagtcaaaggaaaaagatactCGAGGACCGAGGATGCCTAGAACAGCTAAAAAG GTCCAGCGGAAGGtgctagaaaaagaaatgactgATCTTGGACTTGACATGACTAATAAAGATGAT GCACATTATGTGAGAAGGTCCCGTAGTGTTACAAGGAAACGTAAACGTGATGAGTCTGAAACCCCTAAATCTGTGGCACGCAGTCGCAGCTCCTCTCGCACACCACGGGATGTTTCTGGTCTTCGTGATGAAAAG atggTGAAGAAGGTCAAGACTATGGCAAAGAAAgctcaaaagaaaatgaatcgCCTGGGCAGGAAAGGAGAGTCGGACAGACACATATTTGACTTGAAGCCAAAACATTTGCTggctggaaagagaaaatctgGTAAAACACAGAGGAGATAA